The following proteins are encoded in a genomic region of Anolis carolinensis isolate JA03-04 unplaced genomic scaffold, rAnoCar3.1.pri scaffold_12, whole genome shotgun sequence:
- the rbmx2 gene encoding RNA-binding motif protein, X-linked 2 encodes MNPLTKVKLINELNEREAQLGVQDKVSWHSEYNDSAWVFVGGLPYELTEGDIICVFSQYGEIVNINLVRDKKTGKSKGFCFICYEDQRSTILAVDNFNGIKIKGRTIRVDHVANYRPPKDSEDIDEVTKTLREKGCGIKTPPPSSSESSEENDVEVKKHKKEKRKKKKKEKKEHRKRVKEEPLADVLPLKTRIKEEKEDPGYERYASGSQSNWSSLSGHKYKRERERSRERGTDRGRHEPGASQREEKHKTLDAPKERLQGAGSRRSRDQGEDKGKSSKEKKTSGGY; translated from the exons ATGAA CCCACTTACTAAGGTAAAGCTGATCAACGAACTGAATGAACGCGAAGCACAGCTAGGAGTGCAAGATAAGGTATCCTGGCACTCGGAATACAATGACAGCGCTTGGGTATTTGTGG GGGGGTTGCCATATGAGCTGACAGAAGGCGACATCATCTGTGTATTTTCACA ATATGGGGAGATTGTGAACATAAACCTGGTTCGTGACAAGAAGACAGGGAAATCCAAAGGTTTCTGCTTCATTTGCTATGAAGATCAGCGAAGCACCATCCTTGCAGTGGATAATTTCAATGGGATAAAG ATAAAAGGAAGGACTATTCGAGTAGATCATGTTGCTAATTATCGTCCACCAAAAGATTCCGAGGATATCGATGAAGTTACAAAAACACTCCGGGAGAAGGGATGTGGTATTAAAACGCCTCCTCCAAGTTCGTCCGAATCGTCTGAAGAGAATGACGTGGAAGTGAAGAAACACAAAAAAG agaaaagaaagaaaaaaaagaaagagaagaaggagcaTCGGAAACGTGTGAAAGAAGAACCGCTTGCAGACGTGCTGCCTCTTAAAACCAGGAtcaaagaggagaaggaagatccAGGCTACGAGCGATATGCTTCTGGGAGTCAGTCGAACTGGAGCAGCCTCTCGGGGCACAAATACAAGCGGGAGAGAGAGAGGTCCCGGGAAAGAGGCACAGATCGGGGCAGACACGAACCAGGAGCTTCTCAAAGGGAAGAGAAACACAAGACACTCGATGCCCCAAAAGAGAGGCTTCAAGGGGCTGGAAGCAGAAGGTCTCGAGACCAAGGGGAGGACAAAGGGAAGTCGTCGAAGGAGAAAAAGACCTCAGGTGGCTATTAA
- the slc25a14 gene encoding brain mitochondrial carrier protein 1 isoform X3, translated as MSALSWKPFVYGGLASLVAEFGTFPVDLTKTRLQVQGQSIDARFREIKYRGMFHALFRISREEGILALYSGIAPALLRQASYGTIKIGIYQSLKRLFVDRLEDETLLINVICGVVSGVISSALANPTDVLKIRMQAQGSLFQGGMIGSFIDIYQQEGTRGLWRGVVPTAQRAAIVVGVELPVYDITKKHLILSGLVGDTILTHFISSFTCGLAGAVASNPVDVVRTRMMNQRAIVGSVDLYRGTLDGLVKKQHETESLP; from the exons ATGTCGGCCTTGAGCTGGAAGCCGTTCGTGTACGGCGGGCTGGCCTCGCTCGTGGCCGAGTTTG gGACCTTCCCTGTAGATCTGACCAAAACGCGACTTCAAGTCCAAGGACAAAGCATTGATGCCCGTTTCCGAGAGATCAAGTACCGGGGCATGTTTCATGCCTTGTTCCGCATCTCTAGGGAGGAAGGCATTCTAGCGTTATATTCTGG GATTGCTCCAGCCTTGTTAAGACAAGCATCCTATGGCACCATAAAAATTGGTATATATCAAAGTTTAAAGCGGCTTTTTGTGGATCGTTTAGAAG ATGAAACATTACTGATCAATGTTATCTGTGGGGTAGTATCAGGAGTAATATCTTCTGCACTGGCAAACCCAACAGATGTTTTGAAG ATCCGAATGCAAGCTCAGGGCAGCCTGTTCCAGGGTGGAATGATTGGAAGCTTCATAGACATCTATCAGCAAGAAGGCACGCGAGGGCTCTGGCGG GGTGTAGTTCCCACGGCCCAGCGAGCTGCCATTGTGGTGGGTGTCGAACTTCCGGTCTACGACATCACCAAAAAGCACTTAATTCTTTCAGGACTCGTGGGGGACACAATTCTCACTCATTTTAT ATCCAGTTTTACATGTGGCTTAGCTGGTGCTGTTGCTTCAAACCCAGTGGATGTGGTGCGGACCCGTATGATGAATCAGCGGGCCATAGTGGGGAGTGTGGACCTCTATAGGGGCACATTGGACGGTCTGGTAAAG AAGCAACATGAAACTGAAAGTCTGCCATAG
- the slc25a14 gene encoding brain mitochondrial carrier protein 1 isoform X1: MSALSWKPFVYGGLASLVAEFGTFPVDLTKTRLQVQGQSIDARFREIKYRGMFHALFRISREEGILALYSGIAPALLRQASYGTIKIGIYQSLKRLFVDRLEDETLLINVICGVVSGVISSALANPTDVLKIRMQAQGSLFQGGMIGSFIDIYQQEGTRGLWRGVVPTAQRAAIVVGVELPVYDITKKHLILSGLVGDTILTHFISSFTCGLAGAVASNPVDVVRTRMMNQRAIVGSVDLYRGTLDGLVKTWKSEGFFALYKGFLPNWLRLGPWNIIFFITYEQLKRLPF, from the exons ATGTCGGCCTTGAGCTGGAAGCCGTTCGTGTACGGCGGGCTGGCCTCGCTCGTGGCCGAGTTTG gGACCTTCCCTGTAGATCTGACCAAAACGCGACTTCAAGTCCAAGGACAAAGCATTGATGCCCGTTTCCGAGAGATCAAGTACCGGGGCATGTTTCATGCCTTGTTCCGCATCTCTAGGGAGGAAGGCATTCTAGCGTTATATTCTGG GATTGCTCCAGCCTTGTTAAGACAAGCATCCTATGGCACCATAAAAATTGGTATATATCAAAGTTTAAAGCGGCTTTTTGTGGATCGTTTAGAAG ATGAAACATTACTGATCAATGTTATCTGTGGGGTAGTATCAGGAGTAATATCTTCTGCACTGGCAAACCCAACAGATGTTTTGAAG ATCCGAATGCAAGCTCAGGGCAGCCTGTTCCAGGGTGGAATGATTGGAAGCTTCATAGACATCTATCAGCAAGAAGGCACGCGAGGGCTCTGGCGG GGTGTAGTTCCCACGGCCCAGCGAGCTGCCATTGTGGTGGGTGTCGAACTTCCGGTCTACGACATCACCAAAAAGCACTTAATTCTTTCAGGACTCGTGGGGGACACAATTCTCACTCATTTTAT ATCCAGTTTTACATGTGGCTTAGCTGGTGCTGTTGCTTCAAACCCAGTGGATGTGGTGCGGACCCGTATGATGAATCAGCGGGCCATAGTGGGGAGTGTGGACCTCTATAGGGGCACATTGGACGGTCTGGTAAAG ACATGGAAAAGTGAGGGTTTCTTCGCATTGTACAAAGGATTCTTGCCAAATTGGTTGAGGCTTGGGCCCTGGAACATCATT TTTTTTATCACCTATGAGCAGCTGAAGAGACTCCCTTTCTAG
- the slc25a14 gene encoding brain mitochondrial carrier protein 1 isoform X2 has product MSALSWKPFVYGGLASLVAEFGTFPVDLTKTRLQVQGQSIDARFREIKYRGMFHALFRISREEGILALYSGIAPALLRQASYGTIKIGIYQSLKRLFVDRLEDETLLINVICGVVSGVISSALANPTDVLKIRMQAQGSLFQGGMIGSFIDIYQQEGTRGLWRGVVPTAQRAAIVVGVELPVYDITKKHLILSGLVGDTILTHFISSFTCGLAGAVASNPVDVVRTRMMNQRAIVGSVDLYRGTLDGLVKFPVPSLPFGDLYDIEKLAWTSKEQT; this is encoded by the exons ATGTCGGCCTTGAGCTGGAAGCCGTTCGTGTACGGCGGGCTGGCCTCGCTCGTGGCCGAGTTTG gGACCTTCCCTGTAGATCTGACCAAAACGCGACTTCAAGTCCAAGGACAAAGCATTGATGCCCGTTTCCGAGAGATCAAGTACCGGGGCATGTTTCATGCCTTGTTCCGCATCTCTAGGGAGGAAGGCATTCTAGCGTTATATTCTGG GATTGCTCCAGCCTTGTTAAGACAAGCATCCTATGGCACCATAAAAATTGGTATATATCAAAGTTTAAAGCGGCTTTTTGTGGATCGTTTAGAAG ATGAAACATTACTGATCAATGTTATCTGTGGGGTAGTATCAGGAGTAATATCTTCTGCACTGGCAAACCCAACAGATGTTTTGAAG ATCCGAATGCAAGCTCAGGGCAGCCTGTTCCAGGGTGGAATGATTGGAAGCTTCATAGACATCTATCAGCAAGAAGGCACGCGAGGGCTCTGGCGG GGTGTAGTTCCCACGGCCCAGCGAGCTGCCATTGTGGTGGGTGTCGAACTTCCGGTCTACGACATCACCAAAAAGCACTTAATTCTTTCAGGACTCGTGGGGGACACAATTCTCACTCATTTTAT ATCCAGTTTTACATGTGGCTTAGCTGGTGCTGTTGCTTCAAACCCAGTGGATGTGGTGCGGACCCGTATGATGAATCAGCGGGCCATAGTGGGGAGTGTGGACCTCTATAGGGGCACATTGGACGGTCTGGTAAAG TTTCCTGTCCCAAGTCTCCCTTTTGGGGATTTGTATGACATTGAAAAACTGGCATGGACTTCAAAAGAACAAACTTGA
- the gpr119 gene encoding glucose-dependent insulinotropic receptor, protein MGNTIFGIILAVLSSLIMAVNVFMVVALVQLIWKTRSFGLCFILNLAVADSLVGFTITGLVTEELSNAQHKTPQNYCVLRMACVTCPSAASIITVILVTFDRYLTIKHPFQYFRIMGGYVVGACLAGLWLLACFIGFLPLIAHSLQKKNYEGLCTFFRVFQPTYMLTVFCVVFFPAFFIFIYFHYDLLKIASLHAQQIRELEPTGLTETCPAPPLSNITKGLRTVAILVGCFGVLWSPFFIGSIVQIACERCNLDDLLERYLWVMGVCNSLVNPLIYAYRQKEVRLQICQMCVCMKIKVFPLFHGHSQSHAPSRARPSVHIISLAHLEG, encoded by the coding sequence ATGGGGAATACCATCTTTGGAATCATCCTGGCCGTCCTCTCATCGCTCATCATGGCCGTGAATGTTTTCATGGTGGTGGCCTTGGTCCAGCTGATCTGGAAAACCCGGAGCTTTGGGCTCTGTTTCATCCTCAACCTTGCCGTCGCCGACTCCTTGGTCGGCTTCACCATCACGGGCCTCGTCACCGAAGAGCTCTCCAACGCCCAACACAAGACCCCACAAAACTACTGTGTGCTGCGCATGGCCTGCGTCACCTGCCCCTCAGCTGCCTCCATCATCACTGTGATTTTGGTCACCTTTGACAGGTACCTGACCATCAAGCACCCCTTCCAGTACTTCAGAATCATGGGTGGCTACGTTGTGGGGGCCTGCCTTGCAGGGCTTTGGCTCCTGGCTTGCTTCATTGGCTTCCTCCCTCTGATTGCTCACAGCCTCCAGAAAAAGAACTACGAGGGACTGTGTACCTTCTTCAGAGTCTTCCAGCCCACATACATGCTCACCGTTTTTTGTGTGGTTTTCTTCCCAGCCTTCTTTATTTTCATCTACTTCCATTACGACCTGCTGAAGATCGCCTCTCTACACGCCCAGCAGATCCGAGAGCTGGAACCCACCGGCTTGACGGAAACGTGCCCAGCTCCTCCGCTCTCTAATATCACCAAAGGGTTGCGCACCGTGGCCATCCTAGTCGGGTGTTTTGGGGTGCTGTGGTCACCCTTCTTCATTGGGAGCATTGTGCAGATTGCGTGTGAGCGGTGCAACCTGGACGACCTCCTCGAACGGTACCTCTGGGTGATGGGCGTGTGCAACTCGCTGGTGAACCCACTGATCTACGCCTACAGGCAAAAGGAGGTGCGCCTGCAAATCTGCcagatgtgtgtgtgcatgaagatCAAGGTCTTCCCTCTGTTTCATGGCCACAGCCAAAGCCATGCTCCCAGCAGGGCCAGGCCTTCGGTGCACATCATCTCACTGGCCCACCTGGAAGGATGA